Proteins found in one Elephas maximus indicus isolate mEleMax1 chromosome 11, mEleMax1 primary haplotype, whole genome shotgun sequence genomic segment:
- the NOSIP gene encoding nitric oxide synthase-interacting protein isoform X1 encodes MTRHGKNCTAGAVYTYHEKKKDTAASGYGTQNIRLSRDAVKDFDCCCLSLQPCHDPVVTPDGYLYEREAILEYILHQKKEIARQMKAYEKQRGARREEQKELQRAAAQDQVRGFLEKEAAIVSRPLNPFTPKATSGNGAADDVLPGPSAGPASKDKDKDKALPSFWIPSLTPEAKATKLEKPSRTVTCPMSGKPLRMSDLTPVHFTLLDSSVDRVGLITRSERYVCAVTRDSLSNATPCAVLRPSGAVVTLECVEKLIRKDMVDPVNGEKLTDRDIIVLQRGGTGFAGSGVKLQAEKSRPVMQA; translated from the exons ATGACACGACATGGCAAGAACTGCACGGCAGGTGCTGTCTACACCTACCACGAGAAGAAGAAGGACACAG CGGCCTCAGGTTACGGGACCCAGAACATTCGACTGAGCCGGGATGCCGTGAAGGACTTTGACTGCTGCTGCCTCTCTTTACAGCCCTGCCATGACCCTGTTGTCAC CCCAGACGGCTACCTGTATGAACGTGAGGCCATCTTGGAGTACATCCTTCACCAaaagaaggagatcgccaggcagATGAAG GCCTACGAGAAGCAGAGGGGCGCCCGGCGAGAGGAGCAGAAAGAGCTGCAGCGGGCagcggcacaggaccaggtgcgcggcttcctggagaaggaggCGGCCATCGTTAGCCGGCCCCTCAACCCGTTCACACCCAAGGCCACCTCTGGGAACGGTGCAG CAGATGATGTCCTGCCTGGGCCCAGCGCAGGCCCAGCCAGCAAGGACAAGGACAAGGACAAGGCGCTGCCCAGCTTCTGGATTCCGTCGCTGACACCCGAGGCCAAGGCCACCAAGCTGGAGAAGCCG TCCCGCACTGTGACCTGCCCCATGTCTGGGAAGCCGTTGCGCATGTCGGACCTGACGCCTGTGCACTTCACACTGCTCGACAGCTCGGTGGACCGTGTGGGGCTCATCACGCGCAGCGAGCGCTATGTGTGCGCAGTGACCCGCGACAGCTTGAGCAACGCCACGCCCTGCGCCGTGCTGCGACCCTC TGGGGCCGTGGTCACTCTCGAGTGCGTGGAGAAGCTGATTCGGAAGGACATGGTGGACCCGGTGAACGGGGAGAAGCTCACGGACCGTGACATCATCGTGCTGCAGCGG GGCGGCACGGGCTTCGCGGGCTCCGGAGTGAAGCTGCAGGCCGAGAAGTCGCGGCCAGTGATGCAGGCCTGA
- the NOSIP gene encoding nitric oxide synthase-interacting protein isoform X2 yields the protein MTRHGKNCTAGAVYTYHEKKKDTAASGYGTQNIRLSRDAVKDFDCCCLSLQPCHDPVVTPDGYLYEREAILEYILHQKKEIARQMKAYEKQRGARREEQKELQRAAAQDQVRGFLEKEAAIVSRPLNPFTPKATSGNGADDVLPGPSAGPASKDKDKDKALPSFWIPSLTPEAKATKLEKPSRTVTCPMSGKPLRMSDLTPVHFTLLDSSVDRVGLITRSERYVCAVTRDSLSNATPCAVLRPSGAVVTLECVEKLIRKDMVDPVNGEKLTDRDIIVLQRGGTGFAGSGVKLQAEKSRPVMQA from the exons ATGACACGACATGGCAAGAACTGCACGGCAGGTGCTGTCTACACCTACCACGAGAAGAAGAAGGACACAG CGGCCTCAGGTTACGGGACCCAGAACATTCGACTGAGCCGGGATGCCGTGAAGGACTTTGACTGCTGCTGCCTCTCTTTACAGCCCTGCCATGACCCTGTTGTCAC CCCAGACGGCTACCTGTATGAACGTGAGGCCATCTTGGAGTACATCCTTCACCAaaagaaggagatcgccaggcagATGAAG GCCTACGAGAAGCAGAGGGGCGCCCGGCGAGAGGAGCAGAAAGAGCTGCAGCGGGCagcggcacaggaccaggtgcgcggcttcctggagaaggaggCGGCCATCGTTAGCCGGCCCCTCAACCCGTTCACACCCAAGGCCACCTCTGGGAACGGTGCAG ATGATGTCCTGCCTGGGCCCAGCGCAGGCCCAGCCAGCAAGGACAAGGACAAGGACAAGGCGCTGCCCAGCTTCTGGATTCCGTCGCTGACACCCGAGGCCAAGGCCACCAAGCTGGAGAAGCCG TCCCGCACTGTGACCTGCCCCATGTCTGGGAAGCCGTTGCGCATGTCGGACCTGACGCCTGTGCACTTCACACTGCTCGACAGCTCGGTGGACCGTGTGGGGCTCATCACGCGCAGCGAGCGCTATGTGTGCGCAGTGACCCGCGACAGCTTGAGCAACGCCACGCCCTGCGCCGTGCTGCGACCCTC TGGGGCCGTGGTCACTCTCGAGTGCGTGGAGAAGCTGATTCGGAAGGACATGGTGGACCCGGTGAACGGGGAGAAGCTCACGGACCGTGACATCATCGTGCTGCAGCGG GGCGGCACGGGCTTCGCGGGCTCCGGAGTGAAGCTGCAGGCCGAGAAGTCGCGGCCAGTGATGCAGGCCTGA